The Periplaneta americana isolate PAMFEO1 chromosome 16, P.americana_PAMFEO1_priV1, whole genome shotgun sequence genome segment tGAATCATCCTTTATTTCAGTTTCAAGCAATATGCCCTAATGATAATTAATGAACATTTCTGTTTGTTACAGACGCTCTGTGTAGCAGCCCTTGTGGCTGTTGCCCAAGCAGGATACCTGGGAGGCGGTTACGCTGGATACGCCGCCCCCGCCTACGCTGCTGCCCCCGCCTATGCTGCCGCTCCCGCCGTCGTTGCCCATAGCTATGCCGCTCCCGCTTACCACGCCGCCCCTGCCTACGCAGCTCCCGCCATCATCAAGGCCCCCGTAGCGTACAAGGCAGCCGCCCCCGCCGTCGACTATTACGTAAGCAACATGTAACTCTTCATGCAATAATGTTACGCGAAGCGGCGGACGTGTTCACTCTACCGGAATGGCGTATGTAATGTTACGAGCGTAATTTAACGCTAAGGTTACATCAAAACAAATGACAACGTGCAACTGAGCCGTGTAACAAATGGAAGGGAATAAATATTGCACGAAATAATGGAAATACTATTATCTAAAATAATGTGTATatggattaaaattaaaataatattcggTGTCATGGAAACGACACATTTTCTGCTTACAAAATTAACACGTTTGCAAACAATTcagttaatttttaatgttaCCAATATTATTTTCTCGCAtacatttaatttcctttaacTGCCATTTCAATAACGAAGGTGAAGATAATGGTATcatttacatgccatgaaggtgCATAAGGAGCGTGTAAAACAACATGTTGTTTGTACGCCCGCTCCCATTTGCGCTGCATAATCATTATCGACGCAGGGAAATGTCGCTTTAAACTTCAGGCTCCCGAAAAATGAAATCAACTcttctaataaatattattatgatgtaccgaagtacatatgatatttccgtgcgggaattctgcgttaccatatgatgaaggatgggtggagaggagaaaaaccctctccggcaccgggactcgaacctgggttttcagctctacgtgctgacgctttatccactaagccacaccggattccagttccgatgccggactgAATCCTCTCACGTCAGTTTAAGTCCCAGCTCTTACAGTAGTTTCCCTTAAGTGGCCAACCCTCAAGcactgtcacagatgtgtgacagtggcacaatgtccaacacactatgtgcagaggtgcactcattacgagtgactaagtggccgggatccgacggaatgagcgccgtcttaaatcactaaatgattattttacgcatatcaaattattgtgatgtaccgaagtaatatatttctgtgcaggaattatGCGTTACCACAtggtgaaggatgggtggagcggagaagaaAACTCTCTCCGGCATCCGGGttcgaaccagggttttcagctctaagtgttgacgctttatccactaaaagcaaacgttctgatgggggcagataaaaaagttattttttttttctttaaccatgttaataatgtcaaaagaagtgtttatataaattttggccactcgaccgcaattacgaggccttccagaaagtgattttccctggggccgtttatataaaagagtagaattgcatggaaatatttattgaaatagatacagcaattgttgcgctatttgtcaacatatcccccactggaattgagccatttgtcataccatgagatcaatttttgtgtcgtagaagtcagccgcctcagattggaaccagcgtttgactctctctgtcgatcccatgatatgagaaatgtctcaattccgatggaaaatatgttgaaaaatagctcaataattgctgtgtctgcttcaataaatttatccaatgaaattgtgttttttttctgttaacggcctctggcgaacttatttttttacggctctcataattgcggtcgagtggccaaaatttgtataagcacttcttttgacattattaacatggtggaagaaaaaaatttaacttttttatctggccccccatcagaacgtttgcttgtaagctacaccgggttcgagtccctgtgCCGGAgtagtttttctccgttccacccatccttaaTCTTCTAATAAAATCACCTTCCTGTACGCGATCCGACAGCGATAACattagttaggcctatatgtcCTCGACAGAGGAAATCAACGtaccagtgctgctcatcggagtgactacaaccgcggaggaatcggagattacgaataaagctctccaccggtgatctccgatactatcgTAGGAGGAACAGGGAACAaaggagggatgcgggggttcggagcgaagcgacaattagctcaaggacgaccggcgcgtacggactgacggtagttgtgagaggaataaaatggcacaaaatcggatatccgtcgcatggaaattatttaatttagttgaaggtaataataaagtaggacactgtaaactttgtgggcgaatttactctaagggtggtggaacttcgaatttgttagaccaatTGAAGCGAttgcacaatcgcgaacttgatgaaaacaattacgcaaaacatttgatattatttatttttaaattgttttagtgctattgttcccaaaggctcacagtctatgaaaaagacttgaaatttctctaaaacgtaactttcgaggcaataaaaaacaaatgaaatatttacaagacgacttgagttatattttactgtttagacaacttgagttatattttactgtttggattaaaatatttctgaatgaaactaaagaaacatctggtaataatataattacaattatcgttgagttgatatccacttatatttttattacagagcaagagtggcgcgttttagaagaggcagttcaaatactgacaccctttaacacaataaccACAATCccgtccggtgaagaatctgaataaattatgttggacagtaaactttatcccattgatagcccatgtttcttttgtttcattctgaagcgcccttaatatattttacgttaactaaaccgattagaataataattgacaaaccctatttgcgattaaacgagagtttctaggagaattaaagtataaatgtttacattagctaatGAAAATCTTTACTTCTACGTTAGTTTTGcacttagattgaatgttattaatttgatcaataacataaaactaatacggctttccacatatactatgaatttcaaaactagaaaaaaaatctgtcagctaacgtagcactttaagcaacacaaaaaaaaagagccgaagaaagagagagagattaacataaaagagagattaaacaacaacaaattagaacttattttaaaagatactcggacgtcagcggactcgaatcactacctgatccgattaaaggaatgctcatcGGAAAGTGtgtgtctgcgccacagcacatatacaacctgcgcggcatcaatcggaggtaaccggaggtctccgattgaaagcgagAAAATAACCGCTCtgacctaatcataagcagcactacaaCGTACAATAAAAGTCTGCTATCGAGTTACTTCACGTTTTTAACTTCTTGCTTGTTCACAGTCGTATCCCAAGTACAGCTTCAACTACGGAGTGAATGACGCCCACACCGGTGACATCAAGAGTCAATGGGAGGAGCGCGACGGTGATGTGGTGAAGGGCGAGTACAGCCTGGTGGAGCCCGACGGCACCGTGCGCACCGTGTCCTACACGGCCGACGCCCACAACGGTTTCAACGCCGTGGTGCACCGTAGCGGACACTCCGTCCACCCCGGCGCCGTAGTCAAGGCCGTGGCAGCCCCTGCCATCGTCAAGGCCCCCGTCTACGGAGGATATTACCACTAACGGAACCCGGTGAAGACTCCTGACTGATTCGCAGCTCATCATCATGACTTGTTGGCAGCGGGGTGTCCGTTAGATGCCGGATACATTCCATTCACTCTCCAAGCACATAACTCACTTCAGTATCTCATGCTTTACTTATTTTGTACTTCAATTTCATGCATTTATTTTCCATATAATATGAAGATTTTAGTTCATCAGCTTCAGAGAAATTAAGACGGCGATTATAGTATTCATATTTTCACCACGATAGTATGCTTTAGAAACATCAGTAtaagaataaacaaaaaataatcttATTAAGGACACAACAAAAAATAAGAGTATATAGGTTAATTTAAGAAAATACCAATTACGAAAGCTctacagtaaattaaataataaatttgcaattaTAATCTTAAGTTAGAAATTGATATCATATATGCTTCCATAATCGGTTAAGAACATTAGCCAATCGAACAATAGAATACTATAGAACTAGTATGGTCACCTATGGATTATGGTgcaacaatattaatttaattgtttagcTACTGCACATATATCTATCATCTAGAACAACATTCGTGATAAGTCTTAACATATCCGTACCATCTAAGCTAACAGTacggaacaaaattaataaagtaatactgcagtaggcctactaatagcacatatacatttttatatcGTTGTTGCCCATAATATTTCCACCAGTCTTACGCCTTAATCTTTCCATTCAGTCTTCGTTCTTATACCTTTTACTAGtacaaaaatctcaaaatttgGGATCTTTTCTAAGACTGCAATCATTTTGTTTTCATCACCTCTGGATAATATTACAATTCTTCATATATTCGCCTTGTGAAATCAAGACCTCGAATGGATACACCGTTGCCAACCTTGTAACTTTTCATATTTgtacataattataattactaggtaataatttttttaattgttggaGAATGGAATGTATTTATACATGCTTTTATCTGAACTTCGTGTGTGTAAATATGTATTCCATTTCGAAACAACACTAGAAGAATCGTTATGTCATATTTAAGAAGATACAATAAACGAAACGTTGGATTTCTAAATGTTGTACACAACAAAGTTTCGTTTATTTTATCAGAATTACAACAAATCATGTTGTGTATCATAATGCCATATGTTATTGTGTTACGTATTTACATTAACATCATGTAAGTCGCTTCATTGTAGATAGGCTTATAAAATTGGTAAAAGAAAATGTGTAATACAATGAAATGTacaaatgaaatgtttttatGTACTTCTTAAATAAATACTGATTATTGATAAAATTCTGCACTTGATTTGTGGTACCTAACAACAGTTCCACTATATACTATTCTGTCTGGACAGCAGTAAACACGCATCCTTTGTGTTGTAGTCGTTGTCTTAGACTAGAGTTTGATACCATCTCGATTGTATCCAAATCAACTTGTTTGTACAGTTAAGTGCATACACCAGAATCTTGTTTGTTTCTCCAACTAGAAACATTTCTTGTTCAACAACGGAGACAATTCCGAGAAATAAGGAAACTACTACAGCAATAAAAGCGGCTTCTGTAACAGTGAGTTAATACACTGGCCACGCTGTCCGCAGTTCTCCAAGCTTTGTCATTAAATTCCAACAATATTCTCAAGGAGGAAGCTTCGGAAACAAGTAATTGTATACATTTATTGCCGGACATTGCTCCATCATACATCATGATGACGTGAcagtaaaatatatgtaatacagttACGAATTACGTCACAATTTAACAATACTGTTGCGACTTCAGTCATCTGAATCCTTGCGCCAATACTGTGATAGAAGTTAATGGGGCATTGTATTACTTCCTCTATAACATATTCCATGGTTAAGAGAACTTACCGTGTTGTTAGacattctcttcttcttcttcttcttcttcttcttcttcctggtGTTTTAGGATAAATCCTGTATTTTCCAACTTTGCTGTCTTAATCCGATGttggtgtccaactttccttccaccgtttagggggtcatcccaaaggtcttggggtgtccaactttcctttcaTTGCGATTTTCGGGAGTCGGTCTTCCGTCATCTTTAATACATGATCCTGCATTCCACATTTTCCCCTAATCTCATCATTCGTCTGCCTGTCGTATAACGTAACGCCTGCAATACTTCGTAATGTCCTCATTTCTGTTGTTGTCATCATTTTTGcaggtttttttttgtttctgctcgAGTTTCAGTTGCATATGTTAATACTGGCCTTATAcacgttttatatattctgatcttgctttctatgttcatgtatttatttttccaagttACATCTCTTAGATATCCTGATATTATGTTTGCTTTAGTATTCTGTTCTCTTACTTCTTCCTCCaaatttttattgcttgttatttttgttcctaagtaACTGAAGCTCATGATTTGTTCTATGGGTTTATCGTATACTGCAAGTTTACATCTGAGTGGCTGCCTTGAGATAGtctgtgattttattttattttctgatatcaCCATGTTAAATCTTTCTgctgttatttgaaatttatatagaAATCTCTGTAGGTCATCTTCGTTATCTGCTAAAAGGATCACAACATcagcataacatattattttaatgtctttattCCCTAATCTGTAGCCCCTAGTTCCCGCTTtagtttcctttattatttcgtCCATGATCACATTGAACAGAATAGAGCTAAGGCTGTCACCCTGTCTTACTCCTGTTACTATAGGTACCTTATCAGTTAGGTGGTTATCTACCTTTATTCTTGTGTAGTTAGGGGAGGACCGTGTATATTGGACCACCTAAGTTTGAATGGCCGTAACTCACTTATCATATTGTGAAAAATGTCCCTGAATTTTTTATGATGGTAGATTGCCATAATAAATCCCTAAGTAGAATAAGgcttcactaattttaattctaatacttcaaaaataaaatttaatcaaaatttcgaagtcgtgtaacttgagccagggtcgtgtaatatgaaccagaggatagtgtaacttggaccaggcatattaaacaaatttaactcctataatgttgtttattcaaacaagaatttgtgtcaggCAATGATTTCACatacaacagtaataaaatagttcatctGTAATTGTTGCACATTCTTCGTGGGCCTATTTTCCACACCGATTACACTGAATCCAGTCTTTGTTCTCACTTTCACCACAAAtaacacagcgtgttttggatgtcaccttaactttcaaatcaaataattttctcttctttgcggCCTTCCCATCTGATTGTTGCTGCAGAGCATTCTTGTGTGGCGGTGCGGTCAGCACCACGCCAGATGCATTGTATCTCGTTCCAGATTTTCTCTGTCCAGATTTTGAAGACGAAGGTAAAGGGCTTATTTCCTCCACTGACACATATTCTGTGAGACCAGAAAGTAGCTCCACATTGTCTCCCATCTTTTTCTCTGctgatgctgctgttgttgctccttCCACTTCTTCTGCTGCCCGAGATGCTGATGCTGATGGCTCACCATTCAAAGGCTGATCGGTCACCAAAGAAGGCGCGAAATCAGCCTCTGAAAACACATTTCGGTCGACAGGCCAAAGACCAGTGTGCCTGAAGCCATTCATTGCAATCTGCATATTTGCTGCTCTGGGGAATGCCACTCCTACCAGTGAGGCAATGTGCTGGACATTCAGCCGCTGTCCTGGAAGTTCCCTCATCTTCGTTGATATGGCAGCTGACATGAATGTGTTCAGAGGTTTGAAGAACGACACGTCCAGTGGTTGGAGACGGTGCGTGCAGTGCGACAGTAGAGATAACATAATCACACCGTACTGACGGCAGATCTCAATCGCTTTGAGCGATTGCGTATGGCTACTTTGACCATCTAAAATCAACAAtactttctcctgagggctgggttTGACAGTTCTAATGAAGTGTCTAATCCATTCACAGAATGTGTCAGAATCCATCCATCTCTTATCCTAACAGCGGAAGATGGTGTTAGGAGGCGCTCCAAATGTGAGAAACTCCATTTTTTTCCTAGCGTAAATCAGCATAGGAGGTACAAAGAAGCCACTCGCACTCATGGCATACACTCCTGTCACATTCTGACTTCGCTCACAAGAAGAAATGGCTCCAACTTTATGTTTTCCCCTCTGTGCCAAAATCTTCTCTTGGCGTTGAACGACAGTGTGGGATGTCTCGTCCATGTTGAATATTCTGGCAGCAGTTAATTTGTGTTGGTCGACAAGTTGTTCCAATGTGTCAAAGAACTTGCCGACTACAACCCTGTTGAATCCTGAAGCCCTGGCAAGTGATGTGGCTTCTGGCTGTCTAAGGCTAAGTTCGGGATGGCGCTTCATGAAGCCGGAAAACCATTCTTTGCCGGCAGACTTCGTTTCCTTGTTGAACCGAGTGGCCAGTTTATTCTTCTCTGCAATCTCGTATGCTAATTTCGTAACACTTCTCCGTGTCAgtctgaaattaaagaataagcagattaagtattaggcctatactaaatttgattgaattaagttgtaggccctaatatacattttgctgtaatgtatttACCCATAGAATATTTTTTCTAGCTGCAGAAGATGTCACAAGATCATTTTCCACCTCTTGTGGCAAATCAAGTGGGTGACCGGGCTGTCTAATTTTAGCATCCTTccttttgttgtatcttttaagggtggcactaggtatattataccttcgtgcagcctcattgacgccaaccccttccgatattgaaactaaagcgagttgcagattttcttctttccacTTCCCATACACTCCCTTCGCTTTTCTTGCCTGTCTTGTAGTCATCTGTAAAGTAATAGCGAAAGCAGAATTCgttaaaaagttgtaattgtcgacccaccaaatgaaacgaagtcttattacagaatttaagaaataaaatgttattaacattgaaataaactaaagtaatgttttataatattatataaataatattataactatATGTCCTTACAAAATGTTCATCCACTTACCTCTGATTTTTGGAAATTCACACTAGTGAAGACATAATGGACAATTTTATcttctaaatttgttatattgtaagggttggtacattttagcattggctcaagttacacgctttgtgatggttcaatttacacgcattgtaaaagaaacacttaaaaattatttacgtaaaaactactttacaaacattgatataaatttcactCAACTTACCTCCAACACTGGTATTTCTTCGTATGTATAAGGCAGTCTTGTATTTCTAAACGTCTTCGCACAACACGCTGTCAAACTATTGTGAAAAGATTTGAAGAATTTGGGGACAGAATGTTCGACACCGTTATGACCGCGTCAAGCCAACCCTGTATAATGAGATTTATGGACACTTGCCTACCATGTAGAAGGTTCAAAGCGCTGTATAAAGTACCTTGCAAACTATCCTGGAAATAGTGATTGCATCGGTGGATCAAGTTACAcactggtccaagttacacggaCTTCCCCTATTAACATTGAGATCTTTTATGAGTTAGTAATGTTATATTTGGTTCCTTTTCTCTTTAGTATTTCCAAGAcatcttttattttaattctattaAAAGCCTTTGTTAAGTCTATAAAACATAGATAAGCCGGCTTATTGAATTCGACAGCTTCTTGTTACACATCCATGGCACAATTGGAGACTTTTCGATGAGCGATAATTCAATCATTTGTGGGAGACCTAATTTAAAGTGGTCTATTAATCTGCATCTCTGATTGTCCTCATTaaagctaggaagttcgtaccaaaacacagATTTCAGGTTGACTGCAGCCACGTATATAGCACATCTCGGCTGTATTGTACTAGTTGTCTTCTGTGAAAACTAtactctgttcacataaacaattcTCAGTATATCCTCAAGTATGGAGGATGACTTTCAtaactacattacagcaatatgcaGAATAGAGAAGCAGTTTTATTAAGTACTAACATTTGCAGTGTAGTTGTACAGTTTAATGAACGGTTTTCAACATGAcagaatttaaatcttccaatcaCAGGAAGTTGATTGCAGTACTTTAACATTTACTGGTAATCATACAAATGGGGAAACCTATTATCTACAAATTATGTAATGTGTGTAACTTATACAATGTAATAAGCTAATATTATTTCAGGAACACTGTGCTACGAAATgtttatatagaatagaatacaacaaTCAAGAGaaacattttacttcaaaatttgactcaaaatatacataattttgtGCCTTTTCGACCTATATACAATGTTGGTATGTTTCAATATACCTTCAAACAATTGCCTGTAGCAGTCACTCTGCTGCAGTCCAGAAATATACTGTAGAAATGACTGACACCATgagatgtggaagaataatattattgttcaaatatatacagtacaccaATCCGCAGAAATCCCAATAGTCATTAAAGTGTTCTTGAAAGtaattatgggtttaatgtgaTGTGTCATATACGATATGCACTATTAGATTCACTCACTTGGTGATACAGTAAGAAAtgttgtatcatatttcagatttgctccagttacATCTTGAGACGTAGAACAAACGTTTTCagaatacaaatattatttttctgaacatGAAAAGTATATTTCTGATAAACTGAAAATATACATTATTGTTAATTGTAAAaagcctatatatatattattacatacagtattttgattgttggacaataagtgaaaaaatgcagaaaagggTGCTGGCGACAGAAATGGATGGATTACGAAGAAGCATGATATCCAGACTAGAACATGTAAGAAACACATATATTAGGTAAGAAATGGATGTAAATGAAACTATTATGGACAGAATAGAAAATAGGTCTTTACAGTAATATGGATATGTACAACGGATGTCTGAAGAACGGTGGCCTAAATGTATCCTCAATTGGAAGAAGAAAGCGTGGAAGAACTAGAAAGACATGGTATGAaggaatacacacatacatagtgAAGAGGGGCATGGAAGAGGGACAGTGGGAGAATAGGAAGCTCTGGAAAGCAGGAATCAAAGGCGAACTGCTGTAAAGTGGAAAGccaataaaagtaaaagtaaatcattttatattgaaaattacgaagaatgtaaatgtcaattgttttttacagaattttaataaattgttaattttgtttcttattctgagACCATGGATCATTGGCACAAAGGCAAGTTTGGTTACCATCCGACTATACATGTTTGCTTCGCTGGTTTGTTGCTGATGAATGCTGCGTCACTACTGTTCATTTGGTAGattatagtccaagctcacacactTGAACAGTTTCAGTACGAACTTCTTACCTTTGATCCTCATCACAGTTGCCTGAACAAGCAACTCAAAGGCATACAGGGCGAAcctaagcaatgtcattaatttcaggaggttattctttaagatatttcaaacaaaaaaatgtttaatacaattttgctcgtttttgcttcctttcagaGATGAAAATTGTTGTATATAAAACATTGTATATCGTGTCCTGataaagccactgatttaattcccaatatgttcagtcaatttaagagagcagtgtattgtaataataaattattgaaagaattttagtttcatcctttaaatgtgcagaaatttgatcagaacaaagtAACTTTTAGTTGTgaaaagatatttaaaaatattacatttgctactggtttccgagttacggtGAATTAAGAGTCAAGATTCAGCCATAACGGtgtagtttaaaataaaacacaattttgtgtaaatttaaaagCACGAATACTTcggtaaagaaacaaataatataaaagttgTCCCTACTAAATACAAAAGTCACGACTGACATCTGGTCCACGGACCACCCACAATCACCTCTCTAACGTCACTGCAACAAGCTGCAAGTCGGAAAAAATATGGAGAATAATTATATCATATCCAATGTTGGGAAAGCCTCAAGACCGGAAAAAATATGACAAAGGTTATTTTTGATATCAGTTATGCCGGCCTGCATAGTCTTGACTTGTTTTCTGATGGGGTACAAGTcagattttttatttcacttggttatgtaacgacgctgtatcaactacgaggttatttagcgtcgatgagattggtgatagggagatgatatttggcgaaatgaggccgaggatttgccatagattacctcacatttgccttatggttggggaaaacctcggaaaaaacccaaccaggtaatcagctcaagcgggagtcgaacccgcgcccgaatgcaactccggatcggcgtACAAATCAGGTATAAGGAACTTAATTTCcggttaaaaatattttatttctatgcttGTATGCTTtgaataaaaaatctgaaaactgCATTAACTAGCCCTGAAAACTTGCAATATTGccatattttagttttaattttatgtatgggGAAATAATTCAAATACGAATTAAATCAACTGTCTT includes the following:
- the LOC138716236 gene encoding cuticle protein 19-like, yielding MAGISHSQCFSESGSSQHNHTMIGISQTLCVAALVAVAQAGYLGGGYAGYAAPAYAAAPAYAAAPAVVAHSYAAPAYHAAPAYAAPAIIKAPVAYKAAAPAVDYYSYPKYSFNYGVNDAHTGDIKSQWEERDGDVVKGEYSLVEPDGTVRTVSYTADAHNGFNAVVHRSGHSVHPGAVVKAVAAPAIVKAPVYGGYYH